From one Variovorax sp. PBL-H6 genomic stretch:
- the ppk1 gene encoding polyphosphate kinase 1, giving the protein MFLLATIPVPVVPDNFASSPALADSPPVAAGSSLTLLDRDHSILAFNERVLDWAYRPEVPLIERLRYLCIVSSNLDEFFEVRMAPHLAAHTAGERKGNYTVDSFARLSEAAHTLVGRQYALYNGELMPTFAKEGIHVISHGERNTAQRKWVNDYYEREVRPLLIPVGLDPAHPFPQVANKSLNFIVRLGGKDAFGRENPIAIVKVPRVLPRMIAMPAKVSGGKKLFVALSSIVRAHLQGMFPGREVGDFSQFRVTRHSDLAVDEEDVKNLRTALRQGLQHRHFGQAVRLEVSASCAESLATFLLAQFDLPPEALYRVHGPVNLARLTQLIDLLDEPQLRFAPYQASYPVSLSPGQSFFERLQAGDALIHQPFESFEGVLAFLREAVQDPQVLAIKQTIYRTGVDSELMELLREAVRRGKEVTVIVELKARFDEEANINWAEMLESIGAQVVYGVVGLKTHAKMLLVTRREGKVLRRYGHLSTGNYNPLTARLYTDISHLTADRLLTADMEAVFVHMASQSRLPKLNRMWMAPFDLHRNLIARIDALGAAAVRGVPTRIVAKMNALTDEALIASLVSAGRKGVKIDLIVRGACTLPAQVPGLTDNVRVRSVIGRFLEHSRVFYFREDEDEALYLSSADWMNRNMLRRIELAWPVTDPVLRQRLIDECLVAYLHDGRDAWDLGADGSYRRVNHDTHQGEEGAPRAVQAHGAQTALMVRYSSRGRVRAASRV; this is encoded by the coding sequence ATGTTCTTGCTTGCGACCATTCCTGTGCCCGTTGTTCCAGACAATTTTGCTTCTTCACCTGCCCTCGCCGACAGCCCGCCTGTCGCCGCGGGCTCGTCGCTGACCCTGCTGGATCGCGACCACAGCATCCTGGCTTTCAACGAGCGCGTGCTCGATTGGGCCTATCGGCCCGAGGTGCCCCTGATCGAGCGGCTGCGCTACCTTTGCATCGTGTCGTCCAATCTCGACGAGTTCTTCGAAGTCCGGATGGCGCCGCACCTGGCCGCCCATACGGCGGGCGAGCGGAAGGGCAACTACACCGTCGACTCCTTCGCTCGCCTGTCCGAGGCGGCCCATACCCTCGTGGGCCGGCAGTACGCCCTCTACAACGGCGAGCTGATGCCGACCTTCGCGAAGGAAGGCATCCATGTCATCTCGCATGGCGAACGCAATACGGCGCAGCGCAAATGGGTGAACGACTATTACGAGCGCGAGGTCCGGCCGCTGCTGATTCCCGTCGGGCTCGATCCGGCCCATCCCTTTCCACAAGTCGCCAACAAGTCGCTCAACTTCATCGTGCGCCTGGGCGGCAAGGATGCCTTCGGCCGCGAGAACCCGATCGCCATCGTCAAGGTGCCCCGGGTGCTGCCGCGCATGATCGCGATGCCTGCCAAGGTGTCCGGCGGCAAGAAGCTGTTCGTTGCGCTTTCGAGCATCGTGCGCGCGCACCTGCAGGGCATGTTCCCGGGGCGCGAGGTGGGCGACTTCTCGCAGTTCCGCGTCACGCGACATTCCGATCTCGCCGTCGACGAGGAAGACGTCAAGAACCTGCGCACAGCGCTGCGCCAGGGGCTGCAGCATCGGCACTTCGGGCAGGCCGTGCGGCTGGAAGTTTCGGCCAGCTGCGCCGAGTCGCTGGCGACCTTCCTGCTGGCGCAGTTCGATCTACCGCCGGAGGCACTCTACCGCGTGCACGGCCCCGTCAACCTGGCGCGGCTGACGCAGTTGATCGACCTGCTGGACGAGCCGCAGCTTCGCTTCGCGCCTTACCAGGCTTCCTATCCCGTTTCGCTGTCGCCGGGGCAGTCCTTCTTCGAGCGGCTGCAGGCGGGCGATGCGCTGATCCACCAGCCCTTCGAGAGCTTCGAAGGCGTGCTCGCCTTCCTGCGGGAGGCCGTGCAGGACCCGCAGGTGCTCGCGATCAAGCAGACCATCTACCGTACCGGCGTCGATTCGGAGCTCATGGAGCTGTTGCGCGAGGCGGTTCGCCGCGGCAAGGAAGTCACGGTGATCGTGGAGCTCAAGGCGCGCTTCGACGAAGAAGCCAACATCAACTGGGCCGAGATGCTCGAGTCGATCGGTGCCCAGGTGGTCTATGGGGTCGTGGGCCTGAAGACGCACGCCAAGATGCTGCTCGTGACGCGGCGCGAGGGCAAGGTGTTGCGGCGCTACGGCCACCTCTCCACCGGCAACTACAACCCCCTCACCGCCAGGCTCTACACCGACATCAGCCACCTGACTGCCGACCGGCTGCTCACGGCCGATATGGAAGCCGTGTTCGTGCACATGGCCAGCCAGAGCCGGCTGCCGAAGCTCAACCGCATGTGGATGGCGCCTTTCGACCTGCATCGCAACCTGATTGCACGCATCGACGCCTTGGGGGCCGCAGCGGTACGGGGCGTGCCCACGCGCATCGTTGCGAAGATGAATGCGTTGACCGACGAGGCCCTGATCGCTTCGCTGGTCAGCGCCGGCCGCAAGGGCGTGAAGATCGACCTGATCGTGCGCGGCGCCTGCACCCTGCCTGCCCAGGTACCGGGCCTGACCGACAACGTCCGCGTCCGTTCGGTCATCGGCCGGTTTCTCGAGCATTCGCGGGTGTTCTATTTCCGTGAGGACGAGGACGAGGCGCTCTACCTGTCGAGCGCCGACTGGATGAACCGCAACATGCTGCGGCGCATCGAGCTGGCCTGGCCGGTGACCGATCCGGTGCTGCGCCAGCGCCTGATCGACGAGTGCCTGGTGGCCTACCTGCACGACGGGCGCGATGCGTGGGACCTCGGCGCCGATGGAAGCTATCGCCGTGTCAACCACGACACGCATCAGGGAGAGGAGGGCGCGCCGCGTGCGGTCCAGGCCCATGGTGCGCAAACCGCCCTCATGGTCCGCTACTCGTCGCGGGGCCGCGTCCGGGCCGCGTCGCGCGTGTGA
- a CDS encoding Ppx/GppA phosphatase family protein, producing MQNGTRLAAVDLGSNSFRLEIGRVDHGQIHRTEYLKETVRQGNGLDAARNLTPEAMQRGWETLARFGERLAGFKRSQVRAVATQTLREARNRDEFLLRARTILGFGIDVITGREEARLIYQGVAHLLPHTDASDQERRLVVDIGGRSTEMIIGTGLEATVMESYRVGSVAWSMKHFPEAQFTPGAFRAAEVAAKAVLDEALGTYVPDRWDVAYGASGTIGAVGDVLGAAGGEPGVITRDGLDWLVERLLKAGSADRLRIEGMREDRKAVIGGGVSVLRAVFDLLEIDEMKVAQGALRHGVLHELLERDESVADLRAATVARLASRFAVDSAQVRRVGETAAALFLQLEPASRGAGTTSRAGRALRKLGWAAQLHEIGTHISHSDYHKHGAYILDNTDAPGFAVNEMHSLSQLVLGHRGKLRKLEGALDDEVFVPQLLALRLSVLLCHARRDPDLQALRLVRADSRVFILTCRNGWSETYPQSAHLLREEVLAWQKTPWRVQLEGV from the coding sequence ATGCAAAACGGAACCCGCCTCGCCGCGGTCGATCTCGGCTCGAACAGCTTCAGGCTCGAAATCGGCCGGGTCGACCACGGCCAGATCCACCGCACCGAATATCTGAAGGAGACTGTCCGGCAGGGAAACGGCCTGGACGCGGCCCGCAATCTCACGCCAGAGGCCATGCAGCGCGGCTGGGAGACCCTCGCCCGCTTTGGTGAGCGGCTGGCGGGCTTCAAGCGCTCGCAGGTCCGCGCGGTGGCCACCCAGACCCTGCGAGAAGCCCGCAACCGCGACGAGTTCCTGCTGCGCGCGCGCACCATCCTTGGCTTCGGCATCGACGTCATCACCGGCCGCGAGGAGGCTCGCCTCATCTACCAGGGCGTGGCGCACCTGCTGCCCCATACCGACGCCTCGGACCAGGAGCGCCGGCTGGTGGTGGACATCGGCGGCCGCTCGACCGAGATGATCATCGGCACCGGCCTGGAAGCGACCGTGATGGAGTCGTACCGGGTCGGAAGCGTCGCCTGGTCGATGAAGCACTTTCCCGAGGCCCAATTCACCCCTGGCGCGTTCCGTGCCGCGGAGGTCGCCGCCAAGGCAGTGCTGGACGAAGCGCTCGGCACTTACGTGCCCGACCGCTGGGACGTGGCGTACGGCGCTTCCGGCACGATAGGCGCGGTCGGCGACGTGCTGGGAGCGGCCGGCGGCGAGCCTGGCGTCATCACGCGCGACGGGCTCGACTGGCTGGTCGAGCGCCTGCTGAAGGCCGGCAGCGCCGACCGCTTGCGCATCGAGGGGATGCGGGAAGACCGCAAGGCGGTGATCGGCGGCGGCGTGAGCGTGCTGCGGGCCGTCTTCGACTTGCTCGAGATCGACGAGATGAAGGTGGCGCAGGGCGCCCTGCGCCACGGCGTGCTCCATGAGCTGCTCGAGCGCGACGAGAGCGTAGCCGACCTGCGTGCCGCCACGGTCGCGCGCCTGGCCAGCCGCTTCGCGGTCGACTCCGCCCAGGTGAGGCGGGTCGGAGAGACGGCCGCGGCGCTGTTCCTGCAACTGGAGCCGGCCTCGCGCGGCGCCGGCACCACCAGCCGCGCCGGCCGCGCGCTGCGCAAGCTCGGCTGGGCTGCACAGCTGCACGAGATCGGCACTCACATCTCGCACAGCGACTACCACAAGCACGGCGCCTACATCCTGGACAACACCGACGCACCGGGCTTCGCGGTCAACGAGATGCATTCGCTCAGCCAGCTGGTGCTGGGCCACCGGGGCAAGCTGCGCAAGCTCGAGGGTGCGCTGGACGACGAGGTCTTCGTGCCCCAGCTGCTGGCGCTGCGGCTGTCAGTGCTCCTGTGCCATGCACGGCGTGATCCCGATCTGCAGGCGCTGCGGCTGGTGCGTGCCGACAGCCGCGTTTTCATCCTGACATGCCGCAACGGCTGGTCGGAGACCTATCCGCAATCGGCCCACCTGCTGCGCGAGGAAGTACTGGCCTGGCAGAAGACGCCCTGGCGGGTCCAGCTCGAAGGCGTCTGA
- a CDS encoding SixA phosphatase family protein: MDLIFWRHAEAEDWTEGCDDLQRSLTPRGEKQAKRMAAWLDRQLPEGTRVVCSPARRCEQTVLALGRKYKLRSELSPDTTADALLGGAGWPNGKSVVLLVGHQPSLGQAISLLLGLKQDSCPVRKGAVWWIRTRERDGDTQTVVVTVQSPELL, translated from the coding sequence ATGGACCTGATCTTCTGGCGTCATGCCGAGGCCGAGGACTGGACCGAAGGTTGCGACGACCTGCAGCGCTCGCTGACACCGCGCGGCGAGAAGCAGGCCAAGCGCATGGCCGCCTGGCTGGACCGGCAGTTGCCCGAGGGCACGCGCGTCGTCTGCAGCCCGGCGCGGCGTTGCGAGCAGACGGTGCTTGCGCTGGGCCGCAAGTACAAGCTGCGCAGCGAGCTCTCGCCCGACACCACGGCGGACGCCCTGCTGGGCGGCGCCGGCTGGCCCAATGGCAAGTCGGTGGTGTTGCTGGTCGGCCATCAGCCGTCGCTGGGCCAGGCCATCTCGCTGCTGCTAGGGCTCAAGCAGGACAGCTGCCCGGTGCGCAAGGGCGCCGTCTGGTGGATCCGCACGCGCGAGCGCGACGGCGACACCCAGACGGTGGTGGTGACGGTGCAGTCGCCCGAACTGCTGTAG
- a CDS encoding GNAT family N-acetyltransferase, translating into MKELPTPTFPFSQLGLRAALWPATGRAPATVPVPAAPLALPKPIDVDRGGISVSWARHQDDVRAAQRLRHDVFAGEMGARLNTSLEGHDVDLFDDFCEHLLVRDEATRQVIGTYRVLTPAQARRVGSTYSDTEFDLTRLRDLRERMVELGRSCVHADHRQGGVILALWGALAAFMNRNKLDTMIGCASIPMWLNGVTSGDAAASIWRQLSATHMAPIQYQVQPRLPLPVHRLDGDLDIEPPALIKGYLRLGARVLGAPAWDPDFNTADLPMLMRIDDLPARYRKHFLAN; encoded by the coding sequence ATGAAAGAACTGCCCACGCCGACGTTTCCATTCTCGCAACTCGGGTTGCGCGCCGCCCTGTGGCCGGCAACGGGCCGCGCGCCGGCAACGGTTCCGGTTCCTGCCGCGCCGCTCGCCCTGCCCAAGCCGATCGACGTCGACCGTGGCGGTATCAGCGTGAGCTGGGCGCGCCACCAGGACGACGTTCGTGCCGCACAGCGCCTGCGCCATGACGTGTTCGCCGGTGAGATGGGCGCGCGCCTGAACACCTCGCTGGAAGGCCACGACGTCGACCTGTTCGACGACTTCTGCGAGCACCTGCTGGTGCGCGACGAGGCCACGCGCCAGGTGATCGGCACCTATCGCGTGCTGACGCCAGCCCAGGCCCGCCGCGTGGGCAGCACCTACAGCGACACCGAGTTCGACCTGACGCGCCTGCGCGACCTGCGCGAGCGCATGGTCGAGCTGGGCCGCAGCTGCGTGCATGCCGACCACCGCCAGGGCGGCGTGATCCTCGCATTGTGGGGCGCGCTTGCCGCCTTCATGAACCGCAACAAGCTCGACACCATGATCGGCTGCGCCAGCATTCCGATGTGGCTGAACGGCGTGACCAGCGGCGACGCCGCCGCGAGCATCTGGCGCCAGCTGTCGGCCACGCACATGGCGCCGATCCAGTACCAGGTGCAGCCGCGCCTGCCGCTGCCGGTGCACCGCCTCGACGGCGACCTGGACATCGAGCCGCCGGCCCTGATCAAGGGCTACCTGCGGCTGGGTGCCAGGGTGCTCGGCGCGCCGGCATGGGATCCGGACTTCAACACCGCCGATCTGCCGATGCTGATGCGCATCGACGACCTGCCGGCGCGCTACCGCAAACATTTCCTGGCCAATTGA